The Calypte anna isolate BGI_N300 chromosome 9, bCalAnn1_v1.p, whole genome shotgun sequence sequence aaCCATGTGTGAAATGTGATTAATGatcctgctgggtgctgggtgggagcCTCCCGTGGGCCCTGCTGGGGTGAAGATGCTGAGTGCAGCTGCTGCCTATGGCTGATCATCACCAGAAgtgatctgaaataaaatatcagaGCAGACCTGGTCCGGGAGCTCACCTGGCACACAGCACCGTGCTCTCCAGCGAGGCAAGATGGAACAGAGGGTGTCCAACAGGTcctgaggagagcccagccACACTGCAGGCCTTGCATGCCCAGGAGATGCAGGGAAGGCACAACCAGAGGGGCAGGaccctgctgagctcctgggagTGGATTTCCTGGGTGCAGGAGATGTCCACTGCAAAGAAGCTGCCTGCAGgaccagcctggctgggggGCTTacaccctgctctgcctggcttGGATCTTTTTTCCAGACACGGATTAgcagaacactttttttcctaactggAAGAGAGAAATAGAGCACAAAAAGCTGGGAAATGAACAGGATTTTAACcagagagaaagcagatgtGAGGAATATCCTATTCTTATTCTCTCTCCCCAGTTAATTCATCTGCCATCCCAAACAAGACATGCCTGAGTTTAATGAAGTCTCAAATAATCACATAATAGAAGTCATCTATTGTGAATCAGGCCCATTCACTGCTGATATAAATGGGTTGTGCTGTTCCCCAGCCTTTTGTCAGTAGGGATTAATTAGCAATTGACCCTTGGCTGGGACCTCTTCACTACCTCCACATTTTTCATCTTATAGGGCTAAATGAGATCTTAACACTGCTGGAAGCAGCTCCGCTTCCTAAGCTTCAGTTTAATGTCTCTCTAGGCTATAAATCAGTACTTTAATTTATCACTAGGTTACATATCAAGAGTGAATAGTCAGGGTGGAATTGAGTTTATTATAAATATGTTCTGTTAGAAGACACGGTATTACAGTGACTGAAACATGCTGATAAATTTTCCATTAATGCCCAATTCTGAATATGAACACGGAGAACCACACTTTACATACTTTACACTTAGCCTTCTAATAAATAAGTTCAATAAATAGGGATTTTGCAGATTATGAAGCTGTACGTGTGAACAGAAGCTGCTTTACAATGTTGGCAAAAAATAACTAGAGCTATTCTTGTTTCTTACTAATCACTGGAAATCAGTAAGTAAAATACCAATATTTTACTCTTACTACGAAAACTGGAGGAACGAGGACCTGTTAAAATCACCCTTAAGATTACACAGAACTTCATTTTGTACACTAACTTGATAATTTAGAGCATGCTTTCATACCATTTTTAGCacacagtattttcaaatacacTTCTTAAAACTATGAGACACGAATAACACTGCCCATGTAAGATTTCATATGTGCTCTGATCACTACCCCTCGTGTTACACAATACTGTGGTGTGACTAAGTTTGGATGACCTATCCCACATTTGGAGAAGATACATAATAAAGGGACGGATTTAGTCTGTAGTATATTGCAACATCTTGTTAATACAGAAATTTATTTGTCACAATGCAAAGCAAACCTAGTCCCCCATTTATTATCTATATATAATCCATGTATGTATATTATCCATGATCATAActattttcttgggaaaaaatgcTTACTTTACCTCTAGAGATTACCAGGAACAGAACTATTCTTGTATCACATGAGAACACGGGTGACCCAAGTGACCATGTGTGTACTTGTTGGGAAGGTACAGTTATTTTCAGCCCACAGGTTTCTCCTGCTGTACCCATGGAGAATTCCAGCAAGGCTCCCAGGTGCAAAGCGGGCTCCTGGGGGGAGCTGCCCGTGGCTGAGGGGCCAGTTCACCTGGGAGCCAATTTGCCTTTAAGGGGGGTGCCCAGGTTTTTCATGAACAACCATTGCAACCTGAAAACAGAGTCATGCACACACCAGGAAGCCTACCTTTTGTAAAACACCAGCACTCAAAAAGACTGAATCAGAAACGCTACCAAACTATCAAATAATTATCAACACTAGAAGTAGATGAAGACATAATAAAGCTGCAAAAAAGGTGAAATAACTGCATTGTGACTTGGATTTAAGTGCTTGTTGACCACAGCAAGTGAGCGAAAGGCTAAGCGTGTGGACTTGAGTCTCAGAAGAGAAGGCACAGCTCTCtcattttgtttcctgtttctaAAGAGAGGCTGATTGAGAATGTTTTCAAAGGTGGGAGACTAAGTCATTAAACCAGAAGCACTTGGATGGTTTCCTTCCTTGAGGGGATTTACTTCATTTTACTTTACCTGACACAAgtcagaaagaaatgagaacattgtaaggaggaggaaggatAAATTTTTATGtgttattttccattaaaattctTCCACTGACTTTGTTAAGCTTTCTCTAAGATCAGAAAATGAGGCTTTACCTAAAACAAATTTGAGAGGCTGGTTGGTTTTCCTCAGACACTTGTAGCACTACAGTGCCCTACTGTCTCAAAgcagaggatttatttttcaaaccCACTCCCCAATCCTTCACGTTCAGTCACAAACTGGTGTCTCCGTTCTGTTTATACTCAGCTAAAATATTGAGAGTCATTTCCTCACTTTTGGACTGCACGTTGTGTTCACTTCTTCTGGATGATTTCCTGGTTGCCCTGGAAAGACGCCTTCGAAAGGTATCACCTGCCAGAAAGTAAAGGATGGGGTCCACACAGCTGTTGAGGCTGGCCAGACCTCTGGTCACTTGGTAAGTGGCATAAACCTTGTCGTTGAAGGCACACATTTGTGGTGTCTGAAAATCCACCCTGGCTCTTAGATTTAAGGTCTTCATCACATGGAAGGGAAGGTAAGACACTGCAAAAACCGTCAACACAATGATAACCAGGTAAATGGACTTCCTCCTGAGAGGAGAATTGTCCAGATCTTTGTAAATCAAAGCTTTCACAATGAGCCCGTAGCAGCCAAGGATCAGTATGAACGGGATGCAGAACATAAACACGGTGGTGCACATGCTGTAAATGAAGTAACTTCTCAGGTAATCATCAGCTGTTGTGTCGTAGCAGGTcgtggttttatttttcctgatcCCTGTCCCTGAGTAGAAGAGTATTGGAGAGATGGCGGCCACCACAATGACCCAGACCAGGCTGCTGATGTACACCGCGTTCTTCTTCTTCAGCCTGCCCAGGGACTTCAGGGGATGCACCACTCCTGTGTACCTGTGCACGCTTATGCAAGTCAGAAACAAAATGCTGCCATACAGGTTCACGTGGAAGATGAACCTCTGCAGCTTGCACATGATATCTCCGAAGATCCAGTCTGTTTTATTGAAGTAATAAAAGATGAGGGCAGGCAGAGTCAAGACGTACAAGAAGTCGGCTAGCGCCAAGTTGAACATGTAAACTGAGATGCCACTCCAAGGCCTCATATGGAAGACAAACATCCAGATGGCCACGCTGTTGCCCAAAAACCCAGTGATGAAGACCAGAATGTAGACGGTGGGCAGGTAATAGAACTGGAAGCCAGTTTTGGTCAGGGAACACTTGGTGGTGGCATTTCCCACAGACCAGCCGCTGCTGGATAACAGGTTGGGTTCAGTTCCATTCAAAGCAGCCGAGAAGAGGACTTCAGTCATGATCCTTCCCCCAGAGTCACATCGGCCAGAGGTGAAGCAGGGAAGTCTCTATAGGAGCAGCAATTAATCTAAAACAAGAACAGCGCAGAGAAACCCTCACTGGGAGGTAAAACCTGCCCTGCTTCTCTTCCGAGGGTTCCAGCGGCTGTGCTCGGCTGAGCTCCTTCCCCACCCGCGCAGGGCGGCCAAGCGCGGACCGGCCCCGCCGCACGCCAGCACCCAAGGGCGCCCAGGCGGGCACTGCCTGCTCCCGGCGGGCACGGGCACGGGGCAGGGGCGGCAGCGGCGGAGAAAGGGGCAGCGGGACCAGAGCGGGGCCGGTCGGGGGGCAGCGGGACCCGGCgaggggcagggggagcagggggagcgGCCGCTCCGCCCGCGTTCCTCAGGCGAGCGCCGCCGCCCCGACCGCCTCCGCGCCTGCCGGCCCCGTCCCGCAGCCCGCCCGCCGCTGCCCTCGCTTCCGACCGCTCCCCCGCAGCCCGCACGGTTCCCCGGCTCACCTCATCCCgcccggtcccggtcccgctCCCCTCATCCCGCCCGGTTCCCTCAGCCTCCCGTCGCCGCTCCCCGCCTCACCCCCAGCCTCCGCCGCGCCCCAGCCCGGCTCCGAGGAGCTCCGGGGCCGTCCCCACCTGCCTCCCGCGGCGCCCCTGCCCACCCGTGTTCGCCTCTCCGCGCCGCCGGCAGCGTCCGCCCGGCGGGGGACGGCGTCCCGCCCGCAGCTGCCCCGGCCGGGCCGGCTCCCATCgccgggcagggcagggcagggctgggcagggcgGCCGGGGGCAGCGGCTCTACGGCTTCTCGGGCTCGGGACTCCCCTCCATGCCGCCGCGGGGAGAGCGGCCGCAGCCCCTCAGCTGCGGGAGGCAGCTCGCCGGCCCCGAGCGGACTGCGGGCGGGACGAGGCGTCGACACGGCCCAGGGGCGAGCCGACCGCCCCCCGCACCGCCCTCGCAGGCGGGCGGTGCTCGGAGATCCCCGCCCGCGGCACGGGGCGGCCGGGACTGGGGCTGCGGGGCCGGGCTGGGGGCTGCGGCCACCCTCGGTCACACGAGTGGCGAGGCTCGGCGGAACTGCGGGAGGCGGAGGCGGTATCGGAGCCCACGGGTGTGCCCGCGGAGTGATGCCGTCGGGGAGGCCAGCGCCGAGCGGCTCGGTGACAGTGTCACTCCTCTGCCGGGGCTCTGACAGGCACAATGCCGGCACACGGGACAACCCAGCACCGTCCGGGGCAGAGCGCTGGTCCGCTGGCCCTGCCGGGCAGCCGGGGCTGAGGCGGGAGGATCCCCGCAGTGACACCGTGCCTGGGCAAAGCCCCTCCGTCCGGCACCGTCCCCGGCACCGCCAGCACCCCGGCCCCCCCGGGCGTGCTGCTCCTGAGCCGCTGCCAGCAGCCGAGCAGCACCTCCCTGGTTCTGCTTTCCCTCGTCTGCTCTGCAAGCCAGTGTAAAGCTCCACCAACATGTTAATTGCAGTAAATGGAACAGCTGAGCAGAAATATGCTCTACTGACCTCTAATTAAGCGCTATACATTTGGCACTTGAGTCAGAATACGATCATTATTTATTGTCTTAGCAAAACACAATCTGCTGGTTTCAGCCATTTCTTCCTTGTTCACATTTTAGTTGGGATGGGCGGTGAGTGATACATGAGCTCGTCATAGCTGCTCTCAGCTAAAAGCTGTTCTAGACGGAGGATTATTAGTGCTTCATGAATATGGattcatttttcaaagttttgaGTCTGTCTAAATTATAAAACTACTTCGTCGGGAAAGCTTAACTGGGAAATCAAGTGCATATTGTACCCCTGTAGGAATCTGCAAGTGGATGCAGCTGGAGTTGCCAGCTTGGCTGCTTCTTGGGAGCAAGTTACACAGGCTACAACTTTGCAGTGAGGGCTTAAATTGTGTAAATACAAGATCTTTTATTCTTGTATAttaagtttttcttctgttggacTCATCCACCAACTGCATGTTTACTACTTTGAAGGtccttattaattttaatacaaattgaatgtgaagaggaaggaaagtgaAAAATGAGACAAGAGGAGCAACACCTGTAAGATCCGTGTTGTAAAGCAGCTCCGGTTTACAAAGCTGTTCAGTGGTGCCCTCTAGGATTTTACAGCGAGAACGAAAATGAATCCTTAGCCTCGGCGTTCCCACAGGAGAAAACACTCAGCCCACAAACCAGACGTAGAGTGAATGCAGTATAATAATATCGAGCCCACCATGCGGGTTTATGGAAAAGCCATCTTGCTCCTCAGAGAATCAGCTGCACAGCCAAAGCCAGAGTTATTTTAGTAAAGGGCTTGAGTTATTGTGTAAAAAACAactcaaaccaaaacaaagcgATGCTATTAGCAAACAAGAAGCCTTTTAGTTTATCTTTCCCCTTGTAATTGTTATTTCATTAGTGATTTTCTCAGTCCCATTATGAACACGTAGCTTCTCTTGGCAGCTTCCTTGAATTCCCTGTGTCTTGAGCAAATTTTGAGTCATCCCGAAGCAGCTTGAGATAGCATCAGTAAACAGGCActctgagctgcagcctgtTCTCCTGGGTTACCTAAGCAGAGCCATAAATCCCAACGGAGGAGGCAAAAGGTTGGAGCAGTAACTTGGGGAGCCcagggcagctggggaaggaggcatTGGCTctctgggctgagctgtgctcaCACAAACCCCAGCTGAAGGCTGGCAGGGTGGGACAGGTGACACCCGGGCCAGCATGGAGCCATGGTGGCACAGGGAGGTGACACCACGCCTGGCATAACCTCCCTGCAGCACCAACACGTGTTGAGGGCTGAAGCCAAACACACCACTGCCCACGGGCAGGAGCCAAGCTGCACCAAGCCCAGGCctcacctcctccagctgcagcactgttGATCTGTTACCAAGGACTCCAAGAGCAGATTTATAATCTGGTCTGAGGCCTCCATTTCAgcctgctgtgccagggcaggattTTCCACGGTACCTGACTCATCCCTGTAACTTTTTTCTGAGTGTCCTCTCAGCTGTTCCTGGCTGTTTGGAAGGGTGGTCCCCACAGAAGGCACAGTTGCTCCCATTGACCACCAGccttccacagcctccctgctcCAGATACCCCCAAGACTGTCACATCCCCCTCACACATCTCAGCTTCTCCCAGGGAAGTATCAGAGagagaatcactgaatggtttAGCTTAGCAGCCCTTAAAGCCATCTCATCcaacccccagccccctcctgcAAGCACATCAGGTCACTCAGACCCTGTCCAGGGATGGGCCATCTCCCACCACCCTGGGCAGTGTGAGCCAGTccttcaccaccctcattggAAACTATTTCTTCCCTATATTTactctaaatctcccttctttccatctaaaaccatcacccctgtCACTACAGACCTTGCTCAAAACAAAAGTGTCCCCATCTTTCTCTGAGAACCCCACCCCCAGAAGATGAGGtgctgcaaacagcagcagctttccagaaCCACACTGGCCTTGAACCTCACAAGCCTGGTAAAGTGCACGGTTTCTAAATCACTGCCATTCTTGCCTCCTTTTTACCCCTGCCTCACACACCTCACCTCCTTTTCGTGTTGTTCCCCTGTCCCTTTGCCCAGCttagcagagctcagctcttgTCCCTGAAGTCTGGTTTTtagcagctgtgctgctgcaagcCTCCATACAGCGGAGTCAGCAAATTAGTGTCTTCCTGCTTGTATCACTCATCTGCTCTTTAGGCTGGACCACAAGGACAGACCACGATGCATTAGCATCTTCTCCCCCATCACTCCAGCACTTGCAGCTGAGCAGGTTTCTGTCTGCCGTAGCTGGAACTGAATTCATTCCAGCTTTGCCTCTCAGTGCTCCTTCTGCAAACTCTTGGATTTTAATACCACCGATTTCCATTAAACTGAATGTTTTGTTCTATTAACAGCTGATTTAACTCAAATGGATGACAGAGCCCTAAGGAGAAGAGCAAGGCTGCTGGGGAGCCAGTGGAAATTCCCAGCCACTCCAATTAGTGCTGAACTCCCAGCGTGTGGGTGTGCAGAGGCAGCGAGCTGGACATAAATCCAGCTGTTCCTACCTGTTGGCACTGGTTATCAGGAAGACTTGGGACagatttcagtctttcagaGTGTGCTGGTATGAACCTGGCTGCAGGGACTGGGTGAGCAGAGAGCAAAAATGCCATTTCACATCTTACCTGAGCTGCCCTGGGACTGACCTCTTGGCTTCTGGGGAGCTTCCTTCCACTTCTCCTTAGGAGACTcattaagaaatgttttatcACACcgtgttttctttctccagtcTCTGCAGTctcattgtttcctttttcatttgcCACAGGCAGCAtctctccccagcaccctggaTGTGCAGGCTTTCCACAGTGAGCCCCAGATATTATTTTGTATGAAATACTCTGGCTTCAAAGCTGGACTTGTAATGGGAACCTGCACACAGGTGAGAACAGAGGAAATTTGAGTTTAAAGGATTCAAACAATCACTTCTACTAAAAAACTCAAAGCTCAGCCTTGTCTTTGTAAAATACTTATAAATATACAGTAGACAGACTGCTACCAATGGCTGTTTACCCCAGTTCTTGTTTCCTTCCAGCCTTTGCTTCACATGCTGAAAATGCCCGGGTATGGCCTCAACTTGTAAGCAAATAAATCTCTTTGGGTGAGCAAATAGGTGTGTGGGAAGTGGCCTTTTTGCATTAAGCCTTTTCTGTCACCTTCCTGAAGGaacccatggccctcagcagctgagctggaggcTGAACGCTGGCAAGGAGAGAACGTGCAAGGTAAAAAGTCTGTAGCAGCAAAGAGACCCAGGAACTGCTGTAAAACCTCCAACAAGAGGTGCCCAACATTcccttttcccagctgtgtGATGGTGATGAGGTGGGTCTGGGGGTCTGTGGCCCAGCCCCAGGCACCAGCAGGCTGCAGGATCTGCTGACTCCTGCCAGCCCCCCCTCCTCTCTTGGCCTTGCCCTGGAAAGCAAACCCGGGAAAGGACAGTGCAGGAGCTGAGGAGAATAATCAGATGTGTGTGGCAGCCAGGATGCGTGCCCTGGGTTGGAAGTGAGCCTtctcccagcccccagcctgcTGCCCCCAAGTGTCACCAGGGGACACACGTTCCC is a genomic window containing:
- the P2RY1 gene encoding P2Y purinoceptor 1; translated protein: MTEVLFSAALNGTEPNLLSSSGWSVGNATTKCSLTKTGFQFYYLPTVYILVFITGFLGNSVAIWMFVFHMRPWSGISVYMFNLALADFLYVLTLPALIFYYFNKTDWIFGDIMCKLQRFIFHVNLYGSILFLTCISVHRYTGVVHPLKSLGRLKKKNAVYISSLVWVIVVAAISPILFYSGTGIRKNKTTTCYDTTADDYLRSYFIYSMCTTVFMFCIPFILILGCYGLIVKALIYKDLDNSPLRRKSIYLVIIVLTVFAVSYLPFHVMKTLNLRARVDFQTPQMCAFNDKVYATYQVTRGLASLNSCVDPILYFLAGDTFRRRLSRATRKSSRRSEHNVQSKSEEMTLNILAEYKQNGDTSL